The following are encoded together in the Candidatus Eisenbacteria bacterium genome:
- a CDS encoding sulfite exporter TauE/SafE family protein, translating to MSAGKTMLLALLAALGTWFAVAWAGAVRGARMRGAVRADRPPSLFHLAVGFVTEFLDTLGIGSFATTTTAYRLARGVDDRLLPGTLNVGHALPTIAQALIYVTILVVDMTTLVAMIGAAVGGAWLGSGVVAGWPRRTVRVAMGSALVVAAMIMLGSVLGWLPKGGDAVALSGVRLAVGIAGNFVLGALMTIGIGLYAPCLILVSLLGMSPTAAFPIMMGSCAFLMPVGSMRFIRRDAYDLRAALGLTWAGIPGVLVAAFLVRSLSLDAVRWLVIVVVTYTAATMLAAARREA from the coding sequence GAACGTGGTTCGCCGTCGCGTGGGCGGGCGCCGTGCGCGGGGCCCGCATGCGCGGCGCCGTACGAGCGGATCGCCCGCCGTCGCTGTTCCACCTCGCGGTCGGCTTCGTCACCGAGTTCCTCGACACGCTCGGGATCGGGTCGTTCGCGACCACCACGACCGCGTACCGACTCGCACGCGGCGTCGACGACCGGCTGCTGCCCGGCACGCTCAACGTCGGGCACGCGCTCCCGACCATCGCTCAGGCCCTCATCTACGTGACGATCCTGGTGGTCGACATGACGACGCTCGTCGCCATGATCGGGGCCGCCGTGGGCGGTGCCTGGCTCGGCTCGGGCGTCGTCGCCGGCTGGCCGCGGCGCACCGTCCGCGTCGCCATGGGCTCGGCCCTCGTCGTTGCCGCGATGATCATGCTGGGGAGCGTCCTCGGTTGGCTCCCGAAAGGCGGCGATGCAGTCGCGCTCTCGGGCGTGCGGCTCGCCGTGGGGATCGCCGGCAATTTCGTCCTGGGCGCGCTCATGACGATCGGCATCGGACTCTATGCGCCGTGCCTCATCCTGGTGAGCCTGCTCGGCATGAGCCCGACCGCGGCGTTTCCGATCATGATGGGGTCGTGCGCATTCCTGATGCCGGTCGGCAGCATGCGGTTCATCCGCCGCGACGCCTACGACCTGCGCGCCGCGCTCGGCCTCACCTGGGCGGGTATCCCCGGCGTGCTGGTCGCGGCGTTCCTCGTCCGCTCGCTGTCGCTCGACGCCGTGCGCTGGCTCGTCATCGTCGTCGTGACGTACACGGCGGCGACGATGCTGGCGGCGGCGCGGCGCGAGGCGTGA
- a CDS encoding glutathione peroxidase, translating to MDDTVPMSLYDLTVPALDGKPFDLGQLRGKVTLAVNVASECGFTPQYTGLQQLHDRLSARGFAVLGFPSNEFGGQEPGSAEQIHTFCERNFGVKFPLFAKLETKPGPGQSPVYEFLEKGGKAPNWNFCKYVVGKDGEVRGFFPSNVAPDDPALLSAIEAALGAR from the coding sequence ATGGACGATACCGTCCCCATGTCGCTCTACGATCTCACGGTGCCGGCGCTCGACGGGAAGCCCTTCGACCTGGGCCAGCTCCGCGGCAAGGTGACCCTCGCGGTGAACGTCGCGAGCGAATGCGGGTTCACGCCGCAGTACACCGGGCTGCAACAGCTCCACGATCGCCTGTCGGCCCGCGGCTTCGCGGTCCTCGGCTTTCCGAGCAACGAGTTCGGCGGCCAGGAGCCGGGCAGCGCGGAGCAGATCCACACTTTCTGCGAGCGCAACTTCGGCGTGAAGTTCCCGCTCTTCGCCAAGCTCGAGACGAAGCCCGGCCCCGGCCAGTCGCCGGTGTACGAGTTCCTCGAGAAGGGCGGCAAGGCGCCCAACTGGAACTTCTGCAAGTACGTCGTCGGCAAGGACGGCGAGGTGCGTGGCTTCTTCCCGAGCAACGTGGCGCCCGACGACCCGGCGCTTCTTTCGGCCATCGAAGCGGCGCTCGGGGCCCGCTGA
- the eutC gene encoding ethanolamine ammonia-lyase subunit EutC → MSFDLGRARRTTPARLAVGRAGVRPRTSTWLAFQRDHAAARDAVWSEWSPAFVDRLRALGFVVVTSNAPDRASYVRRPPLGRTVPEAALAEIRRATPQPPLVQVVLSDGLSARAAEAHFERVHAGLDRHLTALGPVGVPVAVRGGRVAVADQIGAAVGATLVVHLIGERPGLGSADSLGCYLTWRPGPGTTDADRKCISNIRPAGLAPDEAGATIAGVCRRILEHGSSGTSLVL, encoded by the coding sequence GTGAGCTTCGACCTGGGTCGCGCCCGGCGCACGACGCCGGCGCGTCTCGCGGTCGGTCGCGCCGGCGTGCGGCCGCGGACGTCCACGTGGCTCGCCTTCCAGCGCGATCACGCTGCCGCGCGCGACGCCGTCTGGAGCGAGTGGAGCCCGGCCTTCGTGGACCGCCTGCGCGCGCTCGGCTTCGTCGTCGTCACGTCGAACGCGCCCGATCGCGCGAGCTACGTTCGCCGTCCTCCGCTCGGCCGCACCGTGCCGGAGGCGGCGCTCGCGGAGATCCGGCGCGCGACTCCGCAGCCGCCGCTCGTCCAGGTGGTGCTCTCCGACGGGCTCTCGGCGCGCGCGGCCGAGGCGCACTTCGAGCGCGTCCACGCCGGGCTCGACCGCCACCTGACCGCGCTCGGCCCGGTCGGCGTGCCCGTCGCGGTCCGCGGCGGGCGGGTCGCGGTCGCGGACCAGATCGGCGCGGCCGTCGGCGCCACGCTGGTCGTGCACCTGATCGGCGAGCGCCCCGGGCTGGGCTCGGCCGACAGCCTCGGCTGCTACCTCACGTGGCGGCCCGGCCCTGGCACGACCGACGCCGATCGCAAGTGCATCTCGAACATCCGTCCGGCCGGGCTCGCGCCCGACGAGGCGGGCGCGACGATCGCCGGCGTCTGCCGGCGCATCCTCGAGCACGGCTCGTCCGGCACGAGCCTCGTCCTCTGA
- a CDS encoding ethanolamine ammonia-lyase subunit EutB yields the protein MVLRGQGRTFASLAEVMAKANEPKSGDELAGLAAADGAERVAAKAALADVALRAFVEEPLLAPEDDELSRAFLAALDGAVYEHLAGWTVGELRERLLADPPETLAALRPGLLPEMAAAVAKLMSNLDLMLAAQKLPVVVAGRTTLGGPGRLATRVQPNHPRDGVDGVLASTLEGLAYGCGDAVIGINPVDDRVEVVRRLADALAELRERLAVPTQISVLAHATTQMHALEGGAPLDLLFQSVAGTAAGNRAFGVDLALLDDADAAIRARGRLEGPARWYFETGQGSELSSAAHAGLDQVTLEARCYGVARRYRPLLVNSVVGFIGPEYLWDARQVIRAGLEDHFMGKLLGVPMGVDVCYTNHMAADQNDLENLAVLLVAAGCNYLMAVPMGDDCMLSYQTSSFHDAAALRELLGRRPAPEFEAWLETRGLMEHGRLTARAGDAEALL from the coding sequence ATGGTGCTGCGGGGGCAGGGCCGCACGTTCGCGTCGCTCGCCGAGGTGATGGCGAAGGCGAACGAGCCGAAGTCGGGCGACGAGCTCGCCGGCCTCGCCGCCGCCGACGGCGCCGAGCGGGTGGCCGCGAAGGCGGCGCTCGCCGACGTCGCGCTGCGCGCGTTCGTCGAGGAGCCGCTCCTCGCGCCGGAGGACGACGAGCTCAGCCGCGCGTTCCTCGCGGCACTCGACGGCGCCGTCTACGAGCACCTGGCCGGATGGACGGTGGGGGAGCTGCGCGAGCGCCTGCTCGCCGATCCGCCGGAAACGCTGGCCGCGCTGCGCCCGGGCCTGCTGCCGGAGATGGCCGCCGCGGTCGCGAAGCTGATGTCGAACCTCGACCTCATGCTGGCGGCGCAGAAGCTGCCGGTCGTCGTCGCGGGCCGCACGACGCTCGGCGGACCCGGCCGGCTCGCGACGCGCGTGCAGCCGAACCATCCCCGCGACGGCGTCGACGGCGTGCTCGCGAGCACGCTCGAGGGGCTCGCCTACGGCTGTGGCGACGCGGTCATCGGCATCAATCCGGTCGACGATCGCGTCGAGGTCGTGCGGCGGCTCGCGGACGCGCTCGCGGAGCTGCGCGAGCGCCTCGCGGTGCCGACCCAGATCTCGGTGCTCGCGCACGCGACGACGCAGATGCATGCGCTCGAGGGCGGCGCACCGCTCGACCTGCTCTTCCAGTCCGTCGCCGGGACGGCGGCCGGCAATCGCGCGTTCGGCGTCGACCTGGCGCTGCTCGACGACGCGGACGCGGCGATCCGCGCGCGCGGGCGCCTGGAGGGCCCGGCGCGCTGGTATTTCGAGACGGGGCAGGGCTCCGAGCTGTCGAGCGCCGCGCACGCGGGCCTCGACCAGGTGACGCTGGAGGCGCGCTGCTACGGCGTCGCGCGGCGCTACCGGCCGCTGCTCGTGAACTCGGTCGTCGGCTTCATCGGGCCCGAGTACCTGTGGGACGCGCGGCAGGTGATCCGTGCCGGGCTCGAGGATCACTTCATGGGCAAGCTCCTCGGCGTCCCGATGGGCGTCGACGTCTGCTACACGAACCACATGGCGGCCGACCAGAACGACCTGGAGAACCTGGCCGTCCTCCTGGTGGCCGCCGGCTGCAACTATCTGATGGCCGTGCCGATGGGCGACGACTGCATGCTGTCGTACCAGACCTCGTCGTTCCACGACGCCGCGGCGCTGCGCGAGCTGCTCGGGCGCCGGCCGGCGCCCGAGTTCGAGGCGTGGCTCGAGACGCGCGGTCTCATGGAGCACGGGCGGCTCACGGCGCGAGCCGGCGACGCCGAGGCGCTCCTGTGA
- a CDS encoding HEAT repeat domain-containing protein, whose translation MPTRSDQDLEALGHLRGRPVTPDAIARLRSALAGKHPAVVARAAKLAGELDAADLEPDLARACERLVGSPAKADPGCHAKTAIAGALDRLGHPGGRAFLAGVHFVQREPVTGGTRDTAGDFRAACAVGLAQMHHPAAVDEIVDLLADADAGVRVIAARAIACTESERGAPLLRMKILAGDAEPQVVSECLAALLKVAPRASLPFFERLLAEGEGPRCEAAAIALGESRAEAAFKLLRAWWQRTTRPPVRRTALLAIAMQRREPAFAFLLSLVAEGNGPDARDALAALAVHRDDDALRRRVLAAAEREDLDLTSALADFVPRHP comes from the coding sequence ATGCCGACGCGGTCGGACCAGGACCTGGAAGCCTTGGGTCACCTGCGCGGTCGGCCCGTCACGCCCGACGCGATCGCACGGCTCCGCTCGGCGCTCGCGGGCAAGCACCCTGCCGTCGTCGCCCGTGCGGCGAAGCTCGCCGGCGAGCTCGACGCGGCCGACCTCGAGCCCGATCTCGCGCGCGCGTGCGAGCGGCTCGTCGGGAGCCCGGCGAAGGCCGATCCGGGGTGTCACGCGAAGACGGCCATCGCCGGCGCGCTCGACCGGCTCGGGCATCCGGGCGGACGCGCCTTCCTCGCCGGCGTCCACTTCGTGCAACGCGAGCCGGTCACCGGCGGAACGCGCGACACCGCCGGCGATTTTCGTGCGGCCTGCGCGGTCGGGCTCGCGCAGATGCACCATCCGGCGGCGGTCGACGAGATCGTCGATCTCCTCGCGGACGCCGACGCCGGCGTGCGCGTCATCGCCGCGCGCGCGATCGCCTGCACCGAGAGCGAACGCGGAGCGCCCCTCCTGCGGATGAAGATCCTCGCCGGCGACGCCGAGCCGCAGGTCGTCTCCGAGTGCCTCGCCGCGCTGCTGAAGGTCGCGCCGAGGGCCTCGCTCCCGTTCTTCGAGCGCCTGCTCGCCGAAGGCGAGGGTCCGCGCTGCGAGGCCGCGGCGATCGCGCTCGGCGAGTCGCGTGCCGAGGCGGCGTTCAAGCTGCTGCGCGCCTGGTGGCAGCGAACGACCCGCCCGCCGGTGCGCAGGACGGCGCTCCTCGCCATCGCCATGCAGCGCCGGGAGCCCGCGTTCGCGTTCCTGCTCTCGCTGGTCGCCGAGGGCAACGGGCCCGACGCCCGCGACGCGCTGGCGGCGCTCGCCGTCCATCGCGACGACGATGCGCTCCGCCGCAGGGTGCTCGCCGCCGCCGAGCGCGAGGACCTCGACCTCACGAGCGCGCTCGCCGACTTCGTGCCCAGGCACCCCTGA
- a CDS encoding VWA domain-containing protein, with amino-acid sequence MFLDLFYGLRDAGVPVAVQEWRTFLEALEQGLHGSSLLRFYHLGRACLVKSETYFDAYDRVFARVFKGVEGALGDDVTEKILDWLRNAKDLPQLTPEQLAELQRLTSDELMRRFLETLAEQTERHDGGNRWVGTGGRSPYGNNGTHPTGIRVGGESRSRSAMKVAEERRFEDYRTDVQLDMRQMRVALKRLRQLTRAGLQTELDLDETIDETCKNAGEIELVFRAPRKNDVRLLLLMDVGGTMDPHTEAMSQLLTALHEERGLRAFEPYYFHNCVYDHVYSRARMLTADAIPTGDLLRRLDGRWKVVVVGDAAMHPAELLESYGNIDPRRHTQTPGITWLQRLVDHFDRAVWVNPEPPKEWEFVQTTRVIRKLFPMFHLSVDGITEAVQALVGARV; translated from the coding sequence ATGTTTCTGGACCTCTTCTATGGGCTGCGCGATGCCGGCGTCCCGGTCGCGGTCCAGGAGTGGCGGACGTTCCTGGAGGCGCTCGAGCAGGGCCTGCACGGCTCGAGCCTGCTGCGCTTCTACCACCTGGGGCGCGCCTGCCTGGTGAAGAGCGAGACCTACTTCGACGCCTACGATCGCGTCTTCGCCCGCGTGTTCAAGGGCGTCGAGGGCGCGCTCGGCGACGACGTCACGGAGAAGATCCTCGACTGGCTCCGCAACGCGAAGGACCTGCCGCAGCTCACGCCCGAGCAGCTGGCCGAGCTCCAGCGCCTCACCTCGGACGAGCTCATGCGGCGCTTCCTCGAGACGCTCGCCGAGCAGACCGAGCGCCACGACGGCGGCAACCGCTGGGTCGGCACGGGCGGCCGCTCGCCGTACGGCAACAACGGGACGCATCCCACGGGCATTCGCGTCGGCGGCGAGTCGCGCAGCCGCTCGGCCATGAAGGTGGCCGAGGAGCGGCGGTTCGAGGACTACCGCACCGACGTCCAGCTCGACATGCGCCAGATGCGCGTCGCCTTGAAGCGCCTGCGGCAGCTGACGCGGGCCGGACTCCAGACCGAGCTCGACCTCGACGAGACGATCGACGAGACCTGCAAGAACGCGGGCGAGATCGAGCTCGTGTTCCGTGCACCGCGCAAGAACGACGTGCGCCTGCTGCTCCTGATGGACGTCGGGGGCACGATGGATCCGCACACCGAGGCCATGAGCCAGCTGCTGACCGCGCTGCACGAGGAGCGCGGGCTGCGCGCCTTCGAGCCGTACTACTTCCACAACTGCGTCTACGACCACGTCTACTCGCGGGCGCGCATGCTGACGGCGGACGCGATCCCGACCGGCGATCTCCTTCGGCGCTTGGATGGGCGCTGGAAGGTCGTCGTCGTCGGTGACGCGGCCATGCACCCGGCCGAGCTGCTCGAGTCGTACGGCAACATCGATCCGCGCCGCCACACGCAGACGCCGGGGATCACGTGGCTGCAGCGCCTGGTCGACCATTTCGATCGCGCCGTGTGGGTCAACCCCGAGCCGCCGAAGGAGTGGGAGTTCGTGCAGACGACGCGAGTCATCCGGAAGCTCTTCCCGATGTTCCACCTCTCCGTCGACGGCATCACCGAGGCGGTGCAGGCGCTGGTCGGCGCGCGGGTGTGA
- a CDS encoding nuclear transport factor 2 family protein, whose amino-acid sequence MMGAHSRDEILAAFERYKEARDEASRTGDWSIWAAVFTEDAEYVEHAYGELKGRAAIREWITGVMAPFPRMTFPQDWWVLDEERGAIVFQCQNQFPAPLRPDGKPFQFPNWTRIVYGGGGLWKSEEDVYNPARDAPRVFKAWIEAGGRLEARETVTMKHPGAR is encoded by the coding sequence ATGATGGGTGCGCACTCGCGCGACGAGATCCTGGCCGCCTTCGAGCGCTACAAAGAGGCCCGCGACGAGGCGTCGCGCACGGGGGACTGGAGCATCTGGGCCGCCGTCTTCACCGAGGACGCCGAGTACGTCGAACACGCCTACGGGGAGCTCAAGGGTCGCGCGGCGATCCGCGAGTGGATCACCGGCGTCATGGCGCCGTTCCCGCGCATGACGTTTCCGCAGGACTGGTGGGTGCTCGACGAGGAGCGCGGCGCGATCGTCTTCCAGTGCCAGAACCAGTTCCCGGCCCCGCTGCGGCCCGACGGCAAGCCGTTCCAGTTCCCGAACTGGACGCGCATCGTCTATGGAGGCGGCGGGCTCTGGAAGTCCGAGGAGGATGTGTACAATCCGGCGCGTGACGCCCCGCGGGTGTTCAAGGCATGGATCGAGGCCGGCGGGCGGCTCGAGGCGCGCGAGACGGTGACGATGAAGCACCCTGGAGCCCGCTGA